In Peromyscus eremicus chromosome X, PerEre_H2_v1, whole genome shotgun sequence, the sequence ccactgagctaaatccccaacccccttttcAAGGCTTTTAATGCATGCTGCTAAGTAGTTCTAAATGAAGCTTTGAAGCACTCTACTAGGATGTGTATTCCTATAgacttttcttgaaaatatttattcactTTCTCAGTTAGGACAGTGCTTTggcttttattttgcaataatgAGAGTACTGTAATTTTGGAAAATACTTGTTTATGTTCTTTGCTATTATCTTGAGTCTTCAGTCATATTAATTTGtataatttatttcttctcttgtaGATCCTTTTATCTTGCCACATCAGCAGGTTGATAAAGGAGCCATCAAATTTGTCCTCAGTGGAGCAAATATCATGTGCCCTGGCTTAACTTCTCCTGGAGCTAAGCTTTACCCTGCTGCCGTAGATACTATTGTTGTATCCTTCCCAGGGTTTAACCACTGAAAATTGTTCATTGGATTCTTGCCATTACTGAAAGATCTATCATCCAGGAGAATATTAcatgtgcttttaatttttattagtttttttttcagaaatagtaatctcactctatagccaaggctagccttgagcttgtACTTCTGCTGCCCCAGTCTCCTGTGTgcggggattacaggcatgtgctaccacaccctgtTGAAGGAGACTTTTAATTTTGGCTAAAGAGAAATGGGAGATAAACTCAAATCAACCAgccttgaatttttttcttttttcctttttctttattttatttatttatttattttttttgagacaaggtcttactatgtagtcttggctggacCTCAAACTTagtatgtggtccaggctggttTAGAATTCACCATGTATCCCAAGTTGGTCTCAGATTGATCagaatcctcctacctctgcttcctaaatgtTGAGATTATAGGTTTATATGATGGACTAAAGGAGGCATATTCTTGACCCTGAAAAAAGTGAGAGATAAACTTGGAATCAAGcaacctttttatttcttttctttttctttttgacagtGTCTCATATAGTCCAAGGTGGTCTCAAACTTGTAGTCAAGGATGCTCCAGAACTCctactcttcctgcctctaccttccaagttctgtaattataagcatgtgccatcatTCTTGCCCCTCCCACCTTTGTTTTATTTAagcaaggtttctttgtgtagccttggctgtcccagaacttgttCTGTGgacaggctgggcttgaactcagagagatcctcctgcctctgcctgaatgctgggactggCTGGCTCCcttttttcaatcttttttttaaatgattttacatatgtatacaatgtattgtaATCATATTCACTCCTCTTACCCACAATTatattctgtcttcttttttttgagacagtcttactgtgtatccttggctggcctagagatttttatgtagatcaggctggctctgaactcacaaagatctgcctgcctctgcctcctgagtgctgggtttgaaggtatgtgccaccatatccagctatcttttgttttttttttgagacagaatctcactatatatccctgACTGGCTTAGAttttactatatagcccaggctatccttgaccTTGCTataatcctgcctctgtctcttgagttgCTGTGATTATAGGTTTATTAATTTACCACTATTCCCTGttcccttctttgttttttttttttttgatagtctTATTTaaactgaccttgaattcactatgtagccatcaCTAGTCTGGAACTAGTCATGGGATTACTGGCATATACTATTATGcctgattcctttttttttttttttttttggtttttcaagacagggtttctctgtgtagctttggcgcctttcctggatcttgctctgtagaccaggctggccttgaactcacagagatccacctggcctctgcctctggagtgctgggattaaaggcatgtgccaacaccacccagctcttttttttatttctttaaaaaaaaaaaccgttcttttttttttttgtgtgtgtgtgtgtgtaggtaagagtacaactttgaggagtcaattctctctttctgctATAGGTTCTTGGGAtagaactcagctcatcaggtCTGTATCTTAAGCACTTCTACCTTCTGAACCATCTTgccctccctttttatttcttgatGATAAATTGTGTTTCATTTTATGTGGATTCATAGAAGCTCATTGAAAAGTTAGGAAAGAGTTCTAGTGTTATTGCAGTCTGTTTATGACCTATAATCAGACTCAGGATGCAGTTTGAAACTTGATTATGAATAGGTTACAGGTGATATGATTGGATCCTCTTTTGTACATGAACTTGCCACTTTAACGTTTAGTTTAACTATCCAGATATAGTGGAGTAAAAACATTCAAGAGGGAACTGAATTGAGGCAACAGGTACAGTTTCTCATATCTCAAGCAACAACTCTGTATTAGGAGAAATACTAAGAGTcttcaacatttatttaaaaaattcacttttactttgcctgtgtgtgggggtggggtgggggagggagtatCTTGTTATATAGCTTGGATTAGCCTGGAACTCGATAGGTAGCCTGGGGTAGCCTTGAatcttcctttctcagcctcccaaTGCTGGGCTTACAAGCATCTATTACTATACCCAGCCTAAAAATTGACATTTAGGTGGTTGGTTTGGACCTGAGAACATATTTTCTCTAagagaaatgtgtatttttatatttaaagataGTCTTGATATGCAGcacatgctagccttgaactcacagtgatcctcctagttcagcttttccaagtactaggattacaggtgagtatcaccactcctcccccccctctctgaaaatgttttaagatttttaatatgtccaacttgaaaatatttaaatagaattttttttctttttgacaaagTCTAGTCTTGAATTCTTGGTGATCTGCCTGCATTAGCTCTCAAGTGTTggatcacaggcatgagccaccttATCTGGctagggcttttgtttgtttttttgaaacagggtctctcttacATAGtcttgggtgtcctggaacttataTACAAACCAGGCTTACTTtaaagagatccatctgcctctgcctcccaagtgctgggattaaagacatgcaccaccactcctggctaaggatgaatttttaaatataccTCATTTGCAAGGGCTAGATGCCCCCCAGATTGACTATCTTAGTTTGTGTTCTTACagatctcattagaaaagaaggtGGCAGATATTAATAATGAATGTAATAggtcaaataaatacatttagagACACTGCAATGTAGTTTCAAAAAAGGAACAAGTGAGACCTTAAGAAATAACCATGGGGCAGGCGGTGgcggcactcacctttaatcctagcacccaggaaagcaaaggcaggcggatctctgtgagttcaaggccagcctggtctacagagtgagttcctggacagccaaagctacacagagaaaccttgtttcaaaaaaccaaaccaaaagaaaagaaaacaaaagaaaataaccacAGGAGCAAAAAATTCAATATAACctattcaactttttttttattttttttaagatttatttatttattatgtatacagtgttctgcctgcacacatccttgcaggccagaagagggcaccagatctcattgcagatggttgtgagccaccatgtggttgctgggaattgaactcaggacctttggaggagcagccagtgctctcaacctctgagccatctcttcagcccccctattcaactttttaaaagaaatgcacaTGGATCTGTAAGTAGTGGTATCCGTCTGTATTCCCACCACCTGGGAAGCTGAGATAGGACAagagtcatgagttcaaggtcaggctggagTACATGAGACTGTGGCTCAAAACCAAATCAGAAATAGAAGAACTAGTGACAAATTGAGACTGCTTCAAATCAAGGAATAGTCTTCATGTACAGCACAGCTTGTTATGTTgggctttttattctttttgagacagtgttttactatgtagcactggcttgCAAAgaagttgctatgtagaccaggctggcctcaaattcacagagatcttcttgcctctgcgtCTTAAACATGGGAAGTAAGGGTGTGACCACCACATATGGCCATGTTATTCTTTTAAGCCATGATCACACTTAATAACTCCTATTATCTTCTTTGTCTAGGGAGGaaacccattttttttgtttgtttgtttttgagacagggtctcatgcagcctaggctggcctggaactattgatgattttcctgcctccacttcccaagtgctagattacgggtgtgtgccaccgtgtctTGCCTCTTTTCCCACCCCCCATTTCAGGATCTTACTTGGTAGTTCAGACTGGTTTTGAATTCACaatcctgctccagcctcccaagtgctgatattatagAGGTGCACCCCTGCTCCATACAGTTTAAAGGATATAGTTATGCCATGAATAGGACTAAGTGATTCTGTATCATTTCCATTTTGCAGCAATATTTCATCTATATTATCTATAAAATAGGTTTTTGTCCATTAGGACAGGAATCCATCTTTTCCTTTGTCATAGACAGAGTGGTCATTTGCCTCAGGTTGAAAAAAGGAATCATAATTGGTGAGAACAAGGAAATCACTATGGAGTGTTGGAATGCATTTAAAGATGTGTCTTAACTAgatgtggtggcttacacctgtaatcccagcacttggaaggctgaggcaggaagactgccattagtttgaggccagcttcaaaaacaaaaataccaggGTGTAGTGGTAGGTACATGCTTTTAGTACTCAGGAAGATCTTTGAATTttagaccatcctggtctacatagtaccagagcagccagggctacataatgtgacactatctttaaaaaaaaagtgtattctGTGCCTTGTGCTCAAAAGAAGGTTTTCTCTTTTGTGGCATTTATACCTAAAGGATAGAATAAGTTGTATATATTAGATACACATTGCATTGACGTAGATACTAGTCACATACTAGGTGCTCAAATTTTTGTGCTATACTGAATGGACCACTGGAAAGTCAATGGAGAAAAGTATTCTGTGAGGACAAGGTTACCTTTTATGTTTATAGATTTAAACAGTGGTATGTTTTAAGTTCTGAATTTTTCCTTGACTGGAAGATTTCCCTAGTACCTAAACTTTACCATCAtacccaccctccatccccttTTGGAGATGCGGTTTCACTCATTTGAAATAGTAGATTTACAGGAATTGCAAAAACTAGTAGAGAGATTCTGTGTATATTTGAACTCAACAAACACTGCAGCATAAAACAGAAGCTTTGAAAGATAACCAGAATCATTGTTTCAATTGTATAAAGGTTGAAACTGTTACAAGGGGCTCATCAAAACAGAatggaaatatattttttgagatagtcttgtTATGTAACATAGAACTGACCTTACtagctgtgtagctcaggctttcCTGCAGTTTATGGTTTTCCTTCCCTAACTTTCTGAGTGTGGCAATTATCAGCTTGTACCTTGCCAAGCTGGGTATATAATTATTACCTTATGTGTTATTTATATATAGCCACCATTTGGTGGTGGTAATAACTAAAGCAATTGATATGTATTTCACAGACTTTAGTATTTATCTACAAtaagttttatcttatttttgccCGACTTTCTGGTTTGGTTCATAGGGAGGTGCGATACTGATATTTGGCTTGAAACTATAGTGATGGATTAATTTAGGATTTATTGGATATTTACATTGTACCCAAAGACTCCTAGGTTCCTGCTCTTAAGGAATCAGTGGTCTGGGAGAGAACAAAAGATGGGCTCAGGTGGCAAAACAATCATTGTTTCTCACACTTCCCTTCCCCAAATTGAGAAATAGTTTTCTTAGCTTGTTTTCAGGCAATCATGGCAGAAGGAAAGCAACATGCTTTGTGTGTTGGCGTCATGAAGATGTCTGCAGAAGATATGTAAGTCTCACTTTAGGCTCCCTTAACTGAAATATGAGTGGTAGCTCAGGCAACATCAGTTACAGGTGAAGTTCGATGTCATTCATACCACATCTTACAAATAGCTAAGCAAAGtagctcatttcttaattttcCTAACACTTAGGAAGCCATTACAACTCATTCTGTCTTCAGAGTTACATTCTTAAGCATTTTGAAATGAAACATGTGCTAAAACAAGTGTTATATACCTATGTATGTGGTGCTTTAGGATTTTCTCTTTAGTATCTAGATTTAAATCAGTGATAGAGGGTATGTGTTAGTATCTAGATTTAAATCAGTGATAGAGGGTATGTGTTAATATCTAGATTTAAATCGGTGATAGAGGGTGTGTATTAGTATCTAGATTTAAATCAGTGATAGAGGGTGTGTATTTTACTGCTAGTTTTGAAAACACTAATACAGCTGGGTGTAATAGCACAtgactataatcctagcactttgtgAGGTGGAGGTAGGGGGATTGTGAGTTAGAGGCTGATTtgggactacaaagtgagactctgtctcaaaaacaaataatgatATAGTTCAGCATTTTTCACCGTTTTATATTCTGATCTGGTGATAGAAGAAATGTAGCATGTTTCCAACATATAGAACTGAAATTCTATTAATTTTGCTTTGAGATTTAGTGTtgctatttttcttattttgatggTATCAttctgtttgattgtttgttaTACTGCTAAAGTCAGTATCTTTATTTACTTTCTGGTACCTACCCCCCTGCCCCAgacatgttttctctgtgtaaccctggttgtcctggaactcactctgtagaccaggctggcctcaaactcacagacatctgcctgcctctgctttccaaagtgctgggattaaaggcatttgccactgaCATCTGGCTGTTTTTTGaatgtttgagatagggtcttttgtagcccaggttgaccttgaactaacCAagcagttgaggatgaccttgaattcctatctgtctctagtgctgggattacaggtgtgtgctacctcaCCCAGCTTTAGAATCACTTAAATATGATTTTCAAGAGTGAttatgtggctcagtggtggagtgcttttgtagcatgcatgaggccctgggtttgattctgtagtactacaaaaaaaaaaaatagccaactAAAAGAAAAGTCAGATCAACCAAATCCCCAAACCCCACAAACTGCCACAGAGTACTGTAGTTTAATGCAGACAATAATATAATAGCAAGAAATTTCCTACATGTTGCTCAGTGATTATAAAGTAACAAGACACTTTGGATTGTCTTTCTTATGAATGAATAAGCCTATAAAACTCATAAAAcctgtttatgtattttttctttttacagtgaGAAAGTCAACAAAGGAATTGGCATTGAAAATATCCATTATTTAAATGATGGGCTTTGGCATATGAAGACATATAAATGAGCCTCAAAAGGAATGTGCTTGGGCTAAATATGGATACTGTACtatatctgtgtttgtgtctgtgtgtgacagCATGAAGACAATGCCTCTGTGCTTATGCTGAATAAATTCTATGGATGCTAAAATTCTATTAGCTTCAGAAATTATTTTAACTTAAACACAAATTATAATTGGGTAGCCAACTTGGACATTAAAGGATATCTGGTGAGTGACTCACCAGACAACTCAATGTCCTATTTAGGTTAACAATAGAAGATGATTTGGTAAATGTGTTTGCCAGTTGATGGTGGATTCCTAGATAGTTTGTCTAGTTATGGGGCTAGAAGCTAGATTTGGAATTTGATTCCATTATTCAGAGGCACCCAGCAgtgtttccgtgtgtgtgtgtgtgtgtgtgtgtgtgtgtgtgtgtgtgtgtgtgtgtgtatgtgttgttgttgttgtcattgttctaGATTTCACTGTGGAATGTTCCAAACAGTTCTAAACTATGGGTAGTAGTATAACAGACTTTCCTTCCTTCAGCTCCCTGCTTCACTTTAGGACCAATCTTCCTTTATCTATGCTTCAGTTTTCTTCACTACTCCCCAGTTACTGTGCAGCAAATCTTAGCCTATTATTTCTCCTTTAACTATTGTAATATGtatctttaaaaagatagtctttaaaaatagaatcacATACCCTGAGAatacttaaaacattattttctaatATGATCAACTATCTAAACTCAGACTCCCTCAGTTGTCTCTTTTCAAGTTTTATAAACTGTTAGTTTCCTTGAGTTAGGGACCAGACAAGATGCTTATATTGTATTTGGTTGATACTTGTTTTTATATTAAATCcatattcttttatctttttaaatcatttaagaAATGTAGTTTTTTCTTAGGAAGTTCtcatgttctttattttttccccattGTATCACTGTCCCTTGTACACAGGAATATACAGTATGTAATCCTGTAAAAACAGGTTTCATCAGATTAAGGTTCATTTGTAGTGCCTTCTCTTGAGTCAAATCATGCCATAAGAGATTTAAACTTTCATCTTTGTGTTCCAATATATTCCCTTCAAAATGTCTGTCTCCTATCCTGAGGACAATGGGCCACCTATAGAAAGAACAGTAATCTGTTTTGGAGTTAAAAGAATACTTGTTTTAGTGATAAAGGCCTTTCTTCCCAGTGGCCTTGTTATGCTAGTGTCTCAGCCATCTCTTTTGGTTGTTTACCAATCTTgacatgtgattttatttttcagatggaTACAGACATTTACAAGATTGTGGTGACCCCTGTTACAGTTAGAAGTTGGTGAGAATGGTGAGGGTGGAtagtaaagagagagagatcattcAGCTGGCTGTTCTAGCTGGGCCTCCTAGGATATAACTAACATAAGTGAACACAGATAAAGATCTGATCCTCAGATTGGCAAACCATTACCCACTGATGGACCATGTAAGACTTGGAGATTTCCCAgttagaatataaatatataagtttGTGTAAAGGGCCTAGATAGGGTGAACAATTAGTAAACAAGAAGTTTCTTGGTAAATACAGGGAGCAAAGAAAGGTTGATAACTTGGGATAATAATATTTCATCTGGGTTGGGGTAAGGCTTGAAGAATTTTTCCTGATTCATCCTCAATTAGAATGCTTATCAGTACCAAAAGCTTGTCTTTCTTGGCCTGTAGAGATGCCCTGATATTTTACTTCCTATATCCTTTTCAAGTTCTATATCTaatatttccctttttttgtgACAGTTGTATCTTATAATTTACCATATTGCTCAATTTTTGTAGTTATTCCTGGTAGATAAAAAAGTCttcctggatgtggtggtgcatgccttttatcctagcactcaggcatgagaatctgagtttcaggctagcctgataTGGTCAGCCAGGTgtgcatagtgagatcttgtctcaaaacatttaTGCTGACTTACTGATTTCAAATTCCTGTCTCTAATTCTGAGGCAGAAGCACACATTTTGATGCCTGTAGCTCCGTATAGTCCTAATAATAATATATGTGCCACTTGTGCCAAAACCAAGTATTGAGCTTTTATTTTTCCTGCTAAAATAATGTTAGTTGACCAAGATTGTCTGTGTGGTGCAAACAATGAAAAACAtggcacacacaaacatggactGGAGAAGTTAAAACTTTATGTTGCCTGGTTTCTAGAATGATTATTCCTTGTACCCAACCACTGTCACAGTGGGTATAGAGAacactttttaaatattcaacatcAATATTTGTGCTGGTTTTTGTACTATGCTAAGGTACACTGACTGTTGCCTTGGTAGACTAGTAGGTTGCCTGCCTCTCCTGAGTTTCAGGCCTCATCTCATCAGTTTTAATCAGGGGTGCCACTCTTACTTGTGCAGgccttttcaggtttttttttcccattttttttttaagacagggtttctctgtgtaacagccctggctttcctggaccttgctttgtagaccaggttggccttgaacttagagatctgcctgcctctgcctcccgagtgctgggattaaaggcgagcaccaccatgccagctggccttttcagtttttaaacatAGGCCATGTATGGGAGCCAACTGAGAGATGCTAAACTAGCAGAAAGATGAGCTACTTTCTGCAGCATGCTTGAAGGAAAATTCACCTGTATTCC encodes:
- the Mcts1 gene encoding malignant T-cell-amplified sequence 1 isoform X2, which encodes MFKKFDEKENVSNCIQLKTSVIKGIKNQLIEQFPGIEPWLNQIMPKKDPVKIVRCHEHIEILTVNGELLFFRQREGPFYPTLRLLHKYPFILPHQQVDKGAIKFVLSGANIMCPGLTSPGAKLYPAAVDTIVAIMAEGKQHALCVGVMKMSAEDIEKVNKGIGIENIHYLNDGLWHMKTYK
- the Mcts1 gene encoding malignant T-cell-amplified sequence 1 isoform X1, producing MGKGRFDEKENVSNCIQLKTSVIKGIKNQLIEQFPGIEPWLNQIMPKKDPVKIVRCHEHIEILTVNGELLFFRQREGPFYPTLRLLHKYPFILPHQQVDKGAIKFVLSGANIMCPGLTSPGAKLYPAAVDTIVAIMAEGKQHALCVGVMKMSAEDIEKVNKGIGIENIHYLNDGLWHMKTYK